One Pseudomonas entomophila genomic window carries:
- a CDS encoding FxsA family protein, translating to MRAFLLLFLIFPVLELFVFVKVSAAIGFFPALLLIIAGSALGVLVMRVAGLATALRARESLQRGELPAEDMFQGLMLAVGGGLLLLPGFISDVLGVLCLLPFTRRLVAGKLRRRAEEQTLRQRAFQDDPFQAQPRDGGHRPNVIEGEYERRDK from the coding sequence ATGCGTGCTTTTCTATTGCTGTTTCTGATTTTTCCGGTGCTGGAGCTGTTCGTCTTCGTCAAGGTCAGCGCCGCCATCGGTTTCTTCCCGGCGCTGCTGCTGATCATCGCCGGTTCCGCCCTGGGCGTGTTGGTGATGCGCGTGGCCGGCCTGGCCACCGCTCTGCGTGCCCGTGAAAGCCTGCAGCGCGGCGAACTGCCCGCCGAGGACATGTTCCAGGGGCTGATGCTGGCTGTCGGTGGTGGCCTGCTGCTGCTGCCAGGCTTCATCAGCGACGTGCTGGGGGTGCTGTGCCTGTTGCCGTTCACCCGCCGCCTGGTGGCCGGCAAGCTGCGCCGCCGTGCCGAAGAGCAAACCCTGCGCCAGCGTGCGTTCCAGGATGACCCGTTCCAGGCCCAGCCGCGCGATGGCGGCCATCGCCCGAACGTGATCGAGGGTGAGTACGAGCGT
- a CDS encoding HugZ family protein yields MSTNALRPARELLLKEYRGVLSTHSKSMPGYPFGSVVPYCLDAQGHPLILISRIAQHTHNLQKDPKCSLLVGERDAEDVQAVGRLTVMAEARKLTDEAAIEAAAARYYRYFPESANYHKAHDFDFWVLQPVRHRYIGGFGAIHWLDQVTLANPFAGQVEESMIGHMNSDHANAIAHYVELAGLPHSAHMVGIDSEGMHLRIGQGIYWLAFPNTCNTPTQVREALVQLARADQWPVADEGEG; encoded by the coding sequence GTGAGTACCAACGCCCTTCGCCCCGCCCGGGAACTGCTGCTCAAGGAATACCGCGGCGTGCTCTCGACCCACTCCAAATCCATGCCCGGCTACCCCTTCGGTTCCGTGGTTCCGTACTGCCTGGATGCCCAGGGGCATCCGCTGATCCTCATCAGCCGTATCGCCCAGCACACCCACAACTTGCAGAAAGACCCCAAGTGTTCGCTGCTGGTGGGGGAGCGTGACGCCGAGGATGTCCAGGCGGTCGGTCGCCTGACGGTCATGGCCGAAGCGCGCAAGCTGACCGACGAGGCGGCCATCGAAGCGGCGGCGGCACGCTACTACCGGTACTTCCCCGAGTCGGCCAACTACCACAAGGCCCACGATTTCGATTTCTGGGTGCTGCAACCGGTGCGTCATCGCTACATTGGCGGCTTCGGGGCGATCCACTGGCTCGACCAGGTCACCCTGGCCAATCCCTTCGCTGGGCAGGTCGAAGAAAGCATGATCGGGCACATGAACAGTGACCATGCCAACGCTATCGCACATTATGTGGAACTGGCGGGGTTACCGCATTCGGCGCACATGGTGGGTATCGATAGCGAAGGCATGCATCTGCGTATCGGTCAGGGTATCTACTGGTTGGCCTTCCCAAACACTTGCAACACCCCGACACAAGTGCGCGAAGCCCTGGTGCAGCTGGCCCGCGCCGACCAATGGCCGGTAGCGGATGAAGGCGAGGGTTGA
- a CDS encoding DUF481 domain-containing protein has protein sequence MYSRTLLCLIAASLCAPALADTVWMKNGDRLSGKIKVFDGGKLLLETPYGGSIALDWKQVKTLESDQELLVKQDAYSGEKAKSLKAAEPGKVTLANGEAPRTVELASIEQIMKPRPLVEDFLWKGNVDVAMDYKRAETNSDDYDVSFKTTARHGRWRHHAEGEYNRETKDEVTTTNNWSAEYALDRFITDKWFWQGRLEYKRDQIEDLARQRTVGTGPGYQFWDDELGAFSLGSLINRTDFEYRDGGKDNFYSAAVKWDYNRYLIGKRVEFFTNGEFGKPLGTVADYALDAEMGLRYKVTEWASLNLKAEKDLIKGTRDSDLDKTRYTAGFGVTW, from the coding sequence ATGTATTCTAGAACCTTGCTGTGCCTCATCGCCGCCTCCCTCTGCGCCCCGGCGCTCGCCGATACCGTGTGGATGAAGAACGGAGACCGGCTCAGCGGCAAGATCAAGGTCTTCGACGGCGGCAAGCTGTTGCTGGAGACGCCTTACGGCGGCTCGATCGCCCTGGACTGGAAGCAGGTCAAGACGCTGGAAAGCGACCAGGAACTGCTGGTCAAGCAGGACGCCTACAGTGGTGAGAAAGCCAAGTCGCTCAAGGCCGCGGAACCCGGCAAGGTGACCCTGGCCAACGGTGAGGCGCCCAGGACCGTCGAGCTGGCCAGTATCGAGCAGATCATGAAGCCACGGCCGCTGGTCGAGGACTTCCTGTGGAAAGGCAATGTCGACGTGGCGATGGACTACAAGCGCGCCGAAACCAACAGCGACGACTACGACGTCAGCTTCAAGACCACCGCCCGCCATGGCCGCTGGCGGCACCATGCCGAAGGCGAGTACAACCGCGAGACCAAGGACGAAGTCACCACCACCAACAACTGGAGCGCCGAGTACGCCCTGGACCGCTTCATCACCGACAAGTGGTTCTGGCAAGGGCGCCTGGAGTACAAGCGTGACCAGATCGAGGACCTCGCCCGCCAGCGCACCGTCGGTACCGGCCCGGGTTATCAGTTCTGGGACGACGAACTGGGTGCGTTCTCCCTGGGGTCGCTGATCAACCGCACCGATTTCGAATACCGCGACGGTGGCAAGGATAACTTCTATTCCGCCGCCGTGAAGTGGGACTACAACCGCTACCTGATCGGCAAGCGGGTGGAGTTCTTCACCAACGGCGAGTTCGGCAAGCCGCTGGGGACCGTTGCCGACTACGCGCTGGATGCCGAGATGGGCCTGCGCTACAAGGTCACCGAATGGGCTTCGCTCAACCTCAAGGCCGAGAAGGACCTGATCAAGGGCACTCGGGACAGTGATCTGGACAAGACGCGCTATACCGCTGGGTTCGGCGTTACCTGGTAG
- a CDS encoding MGMT family protein, which yields MPSDTPLSHENAEARRTALYSVLGQVPPGKVVSYGQLAELAGLGRAARWVGRTLGQLPADTRLPWHRVLGAGGRLSLALGTPSGDEQRARLRAEGVNLTNNRVDMARHGWRPMEHSG from the coding sequence ATGCCCAGCGACACACCCCTCAGCCACGAAAATGCCGAGGCCCGACGAACGGCCCTGTATTCGGTGTTGGGGCAAGTCCCACCGGGCAAGGTGGTCAGCTATGGCCAACTCGCCGAGCTGGCGGGGCTTGGCCGCGCGGCGCGCTGGGTCGGTCGCACCCTCGGGCAACTGCCCGCCGACACCCGCCTGCCTTGGCATCGGGTGCTGGGTGCTGGCGGGCGCTTGAGCCTGGCCCTGGGCACGCCATCTGGCGACGAACAACGCGCCCGATTGCGCGCAGAAGGCGTCAACCTGACCAATAATCGTGTGGATATGGCGCGCCATGGCTGGCGCCCGATGGAGCACAGCGGTTAG
- a CDS encoding AmpG family muropeptide MFS transporter: protein MPRKTWRAALAAYASPSTLVLLLLGFAAGLPYMLVFSTLSVWLREAGVARETIGYASLIGLAYAFKWVWSPLLDQWRLPLLGGMGRRRSWLLLSQGLVVVGLIGMGFCDPQKHLSWLIALAVLVAFASATQDIAVDAYRLEIADDQRQAALAASYMAGYRVAALLATAGALFFAEWFGSTGFSYLHQAWTGTYVLFGVLMLPALFTTLVMREPAVPLRTQLSAARYGLMHQLVSVFVLIILLVSVPASFTQMYNTDWASVVFGDSSMLDLLLEDRAFLRLILYALLTWLCLSSMGRRGLAPVLTPVNDFITRYRWQALLLLGLIATYRMSDTVMGVMANVFYIDMGFTKDQIASVSKIFGLIMTLVGAGVGGLLIVRFGILPILFIGGAASAATNILFLMLADMGPNLEMLVVTISLDNFSSGLATSAFVAYLSSLTNLKFSATQYALLSSIMLLLPRLIGGYSGVMVEKFGYHDFFLITALLGVPTLVLIALHWRQEIGRGKQAPVQSPAAEQS from the coding sequence ATGCCCCGTAAAACCTGGCGCGCTGCGCTCGCTGCCTATGCCAGCCCGTCAACCTTGGTGCTTTTGCTGCTCGGATTCGCCGCCGGCCTGCCCTACATGCTGGTCTTCTCGACGCTGTCGGTGTGGTTGCGCGAGGCGGGCGTGGCCCGCGAGACCATCGGCTATGCCAGCCTGATCGGCCTGGCCTATGCGTTCAAGTGGGTGTGGTCGCCCCTGCTCGACCAGTGGCGCTTGCCGCTGCTCGGCGGCATGGGCCGTCGTCGCTCCTGGCTGCTGCTGTCGCAGGGGCTGGTGGTGGTGGGTTTGATCGGCATGGGCTTCTGCGACCCGCAAAAGCACCTGTCGTGGCTGATCGCTCTCGCCGTGCTGGTGGCTTTCGCCTCGGCCACCCAGGACATCGCCGTCGACGCCTACCGCCTGGAGATCGCCGACGACCAACGCCAGGCTGCCCTCGCCGCCAGCTACATGGCCGGCTACCGGGTTGCCGCGTTGCTGGCCACCGCCGGCGCGCTGTTCTTCGCCGAATGGTTCGGTTCCACAGGCTTCAGCTACCTGCACCAGGCCTGGACCGGCACCTACGTGCTGTTCGGCGTGCTGATGCTACCCGCACTGTTCACCACCCTGGTGATGCGCGAGCCAGCGGTGCCGCTGCGCACCCAACTGTCGGCCGCGCGTTACGGGCTGATGCACCAGCTGGTGTCGGTGTTCGTGCTGATCATCCTGCTGGTCTCGGTACCCGCCAGCTTCACCCAGATGTACAACACCGACTGGGCCAGCGTGGTGTTCGGCGACTCCAGCATGCTTGACCTGCTGCTCGAGGACCGCGCCTTCCTGCGCCTGATCCTCTACGCACTGCTGACCTGGCTGTGCCTGTCGTCGATGGGCCGTCGCGGCCTGGCGCCGGTGCTCACGCCGGTCAACGACTTCATCACCCGCTATCGTTGGCAGGCCCTGCTGCTGCTCGGGCTGATCGCCACCTACCGCATGTCCGACACGGTGATGGGCGTGATGGCCAACGTGTTCTACATCGACATGGGCTTCACCAAGGACCAGATCGCCAGCGTCAGCAAGATCTTTGGCCTGATCATGACCCTGGTCGGCGCCGGCGTCGGCGGCCTGCTGATCGTGCGCTTCGGCATCCTGCCGATCCTGTTCATCGGCGGTGCGGCCTCGGCGGCCACCAACATCCTGTTCCTGATGCTGGCCGACATGGGCCCGAATCTGGAAATGCTGGTGGTGACCATCTCGCTGGACAACTTCAGTTCCGGGCTGGCTACCTCGGCGTTCGTCGCCTACCTGTCGAGCCTGACCAACCTGAAGTTCTCGGCCACGCAGTACGCCCTGCTCAGCTCGATCATGCTGCTGTTGCCGCGCCTGATCGGCGGCTATTCAGGGGTGATGGTGGAGAAGTTCGGCTATCACGATTTCTTCCTGATCACCGCGCTTCTGGGCGTGCCGACGCTGGTGCTGATCGCCCTGCACTGGCGCCAGGAGATCGGGCGGGGAAAGCAGGCACCGGTCCAGAGCCCCGCAGCTGAACAAAGCTGA
- a CDS encoding MFS transporter — protein MKPLLYITPLRALLFGLTLALFELLTYLASDAVMPAMPVVVDDLKASPQYIPHALNLYLLGGVVLQWLIGPLSDRFGRRPLLLSGCVLFGVACLATFWANDIGLFNLLRLLQGIGLGFVVTVSYPALNEAFSEADAVRMMALLANIALLSPLLGPLVGTLLLEWLDWRWLFVAFAAGAVLCWVLLYRLMPETLGVERRDGSRLPFTPIHLLPLLAGYGQLLTNRRFVAGSAALGLVGLPLIGWIGLSPVLLITDEGLSRMEYALWQLPVFGGLILGNLIINRIADRYPLPALVRGALLPYLAGLGLMLLATWLWPTVPSVVAGMSLYALGLGVANAVLYRMTLFSSEQSKGLVSAMLGMITIALLGLGGAVLAMLGAGASLMHFALGAGVAGALALWPLWFVVGRRPGEEAVAR, from the coding sequence ATGAAACCTCTGCTGTACATCACCCCCCTGCGCGCCTTGCTGTTCGGCCTGACCCTGGCGCTGTTCGAGTTGCTGACCTACCTGGCCAGCGACGCGGTCATGCCCGCCATGCCGGTGGTGGTCGACGACCTCAAGGCCAGCCCTCAATACATTCCCCACGCCCTGAACCTGTACCTGCTGGGCGGCGTGGTCCTGCAATGGCTGATCGGCCCGCTGTCCGACCGCTTTGGCCGACGGCCCTTGCTGTTGTCGGGGTGCGTGCTCTTCGGGGTGGCCTGCCTGGCGACCTTCTGGGCGAACGATATCGGCCTGTTCAACTTGCTGCGCCTGCTGCAAGGCATCGGCCTGGGCTTCGTGGTCACGGTCAGCTACCCGGCGTTGAACGAGGCATTCAGCGAGGCCGACGCGGTGCGCATGATGGCCCTGCTGGCCAACATCGCCCTGTTGTCGCCACTGCTGGGGCCATTGGTCGGTACCTTGCTGCTGGAGTGGCTGGACTGGCGCTGGCTGTTCGTCGCGTTTGCCGCAGGCGCGGTGTTGTGCTGGGTACTGCTGTACCGGCTGATGCCTGAAACCCTGGGGGTGGAGCGCCGCGACGGCTCGCGCCTGCCGTTCACGCCGATCCACCTGCTGCCTTTGCTGGCCGGCTACGGCCAGCTGCTGACCAACCGCCGCTTTGTTGCCGGCAGCGCGGCGCTGGGGCTGGTGGGCCTGCCGCTGATCGGCTGGATCGGCCTGTCGCCGGTGCTGCTGATCACCGACGAGGGCCTGAGCAGGATGGAATACGCCTTGTGGCAGCTGCCGGTGTTCGGCGGGCTGATCCTGGGCAACCTGATCATCAACCGTATTGCCGATCGCTATCCGCTGCCTGCACTGGTGCGGGGTGCGCTCCTGCCTTACCTGGCGGGCCTCGGCCTGATGCTCCTGGCGACCTGGCTCTGGCCGACGGTACCCAGCGTGGTGGCCGGGATGTCGCTGTATGCCCTCGGCCTGGGTGTGGCCAACGCGGTGCTGTACCGCATGACGCTGTTCTCCAGCGAACAGAGCAAGGGCCTGGTATCGGCGATGCTGGGGATGATCACCATCGCCTTGCTGGGGCTGGGCGGCGCGGTGCTGGCGATGCTCGGGGCGGGGGCGAGCTTGATGCACTTTGCCCTGGGCGCGGGCGTGGCGGGCGCCCTGGCGCTGTGGCCGCTGTGGTTCGTGGTGGGCCGGCGGCCTGGGGAAGAGGCTGTCGCGCGATAA
- a CDS encoding mechanosensitive ion channel family protein, which yields MDLNAEVDQLVRQSQTWIPLIVEYGSRVLLALLTLAIGWWFVNKVSARLGKLVGMRSTDQALQGFISTLANITLKVLLVVSVASMIGIATTSFVAAIGAAGLTFALALQGSLANFAGGVLILIFRPFRIGDWIEAQGIAGTVDSIQIFHTVVRTGDNKTVILPNGSLSNGIIINANRQPTRKVVFDVGVDYDADLQKARNVLLELAQDPRVLQDPAPQAVVSTLGDSSITVSLRIWVKTPDYWDVLFMLNEHARDRLKAEGIDIPFPQRVIRVVQEAAVQ from the coding sequence ATGGATTTGAACGCTGAAGTCGATCAGTTGGTTCGTCAATCGCAGACCTGGATTCCGTTGATCGTGGAATATGGCAGCCGCGTGTTGCTGGCGCTGCTGACGCTGGCGATCGGCTGGTGGTTCGTCAACAAGGTCAGCGCGCGCCTGGGCAAGTTGGTGGGTATGCGCAGCACTGACCAAGCCTTGCAGGGGTTTATCAGCACGCTGGCGAATATCACGCTGAAGGTGCTGCTGGTTGTCAGCGTGGCATCGATGATCGGCATCGCGACCACATCGTTCGTCGCCGCTATCGGTGCCGCCGGTCTGACCTTCGCTTTGGCTTTGCAGGGCAGCCTGGCGAACTTTGCGGGTGGCGTGCTCATCCTCATATTCCGCCCGTTCCGCATCGGCGACTGGATCGAGGCCCAGGGTATCGCGGGCACCGTGGACAGTATCCAGATCTTCCACACCGTGGTGCGCACCGGTGACAACAAGACCGTGATCCTGCCCAACGGCAGCCTGTCCAACGGCATCATCATCAACGCCAACCGCCAGCCGACCCGCAAGGTCGTGTTCGACGTGGGTGTGGATTATGACGCCGACCTGCAGAAGGCGCGCAACGTGCTGCTGGAATTGGCCCAGGACCCGCGTGTGCTGCAGGACCCGGCACCGCAGGCGGTGGTATCGACGCTGGGCGACAGCTCTATCACTGTGTCGCTGCGTATTTGGGTCAAGACCCCGGATTACTGGGACGTGTTGTTCATGCTCAACGAACATGCCCGCGACCGGCTCAAGGCCGAAGGGATCGACATTCCGTTCCCGCAGCGGGTGATTCGCGTGGTGCAGGAAGCCGCTGTCCAGTAA
- a CDS encoding YajQ family cyclic di-GMP-binding protein codes for MPSFDVVSELDKHEVQNAVDNAIKDLDRRYDLKGKGTFEFKDKEQTVLLTAEEEFQLEAMLEILRLALVKRKIDVKCLETKDPYASGKEKKQEAKFREGIDKDLAKKIVATIKDGKLKVQAAIQGEQVRVTGKKRDDLQEAIALLRTKEFDMPLQFNNFRD; via the coding sequence ATGCCTTCGTTCGACGTGGTATCGGAACTGGACAAGCACGAAGTGCAGAACGCTGTCGACAACGCCATCAAGGATCTCGATCGCCGCTACGACCTCAAGGGCAAGGGCACCTTCGAGTTCAAGGACAAAGAGCAGACCGTGCTGCTGACCGCCGAAGAGGAGTTCCAGCTCGAAGCGATGCTGGAAATCCTGCGCCTGGCGCTGGTCAAGCGCAAGATCGACGTCAAGTGCCTGGAAACCAAGGACCCCTATGCTTCGGGCAAGGAAAAGAAGCAAGAAGCCAAATTCCGCGAAGGCATCGACAAGGACCTGGCCAAGAAGATCGTCGCCACCATCAAGGACGGCAAGCTCAAGGTGCAGGCCGCCATCCAGGGCGAGCAGGTGCGTGTGACCGGCAAGAAGCGTGACGACCTGCAGGAAGCCATCGCTCTGCTGCGCACCAAGGAATTCGACATGCCGCTGCAGTTCAACAACTTCCGCGATTGA
- a CDS encoding putative 2-dehydropantoate 2-reductase, translating to MSSTWHILGAGSLGSLWACRLARAGKAVRLILRDPQRLAAYQAAGGLTLVEQENASHYAIPAETGDAPGPIHRLLVACKAYDAAPAVARLAPRLAEGAHVVLLQNGLGSQDEVADQAPHARCIFASSTEGAFRESDWQVRFAGQGFNWLGDPGNPATPNWWDDLGDAGIPAEWTVDILPRLWRKLALNCAINPLTVLHDCQNGGLLGHLAEVDQLCDELAELLRRCGQPNAADDLLEEVQRVILATAANYSSMYQDVRHGRRTEVHYLLGHACRAAERHGAAVPRLERLHQRLVDSLKARGLPSA from the coding sequence ATGAGCAGCACCTGGCACATTCTCGGCGCCGGTAGCCTCGGCAGCCTCTGGGCCTGCCGCCTGGCCCGCGCCGGCAAGGCGGTCCGCCTGATCCTGCGCGATCCGCAGCGTTTGGCCGCCTATCAAGCCGCAGGCGGGCTCACCCTGGTCGAACAGGAAAATGCCAGCCATTACGCGATTCCCGCCGAGACCGGCGATGCACCTGGCCCGATCCATCGCCTGCTGGTCGCCTGCAAGGCCTACGACGCCGCACCCGCCGTGGCGCGCCTGGCCCCGCGGCTGGCCGAAGGGGCGCACGTCGTGCTGTTGCAGAACGGCCTGGGCAGCCAGGACGAGGTGGCCGACCAAGCCCCCCATGCCCGTTGCATCTTCGCCTCCAGCACCGAGGGTGCATTCCGTGAATCCGACTGGCAGGTGCGTTTTGCCGGCCAGGGTTTCAACTGGCTGGGCGACCCCGGCAACCCCGCCACACCGAATTGGTGGGATGACTTGGGCGATGCCGGGATCCCGGCCGAGTGGACCGTCGACATTCTCCCCCGCCTGTGGCGCAAGCTTGCGCTCAACTGTGCGATCAACCCGCTCACCGTGCTGCACGACTGCCAGAACGGCGGCCTGCTCGGCCACCTGGCCGAAGTCGACCAGCTGTGCGACGAGCTGGCCGAACTGCTGCGTCGCTGCGGCCAGCCCAACGCCGCCGACGACCTGCTCGAGGAAGTGCAACGGGTCATTCTCGCCACCGCGGCCAACTACTCTTCCATGTACCAGGATGTCCGCCATGGCCGGCGCACCGAAGTCCACTACCTGCTCGGCCATGCCTGCCGCGCCGCTGAGCGCCATGGCGCGGCCGTACCCCGGCTGGAACGCCTGCACCAGCGCCTGGTCGATAGCCTGAAGGCCCGCGGCCTGCCCAGCGCCTGA
- a CDS encoding sensor histidine kinase: MTLRQRLDNLPVGQKLLAALLVLLVTILLVANLAFISAAYWITQDSMAPQALQTIGKLVSNPQLSSQAGDSPDTANALLKELDSYSQLRAAAIYASDGRLLAQLQHGDTLTLPKRFRNIDGWRLMEFRSTQLIRLPRDGGPPAHLLLVASSELPTAFYTGTLSASLAILVFSVLLWLVIARQIKRLITLPINRLEELTRQVTREESYALRAKRGNDDEIGSLAEAFNTMLSRIEAREQQLKRTRDEFQSAYDQAQGLAEETRHTNRKLELEVQVRSKIEKKLTGFQNYLNSIIDSMPSALIALDEQLYVTQWNHEATVLSGTPLDEALNQPIFLAFEPLKPFLPQLKESVEKHRVAKIERITWPKDEDLRHYALTFYPLTGGGGRGVVIRIDDITQRLSLEEMMVQSEKMLSVGGLAAGMAHEINNPLGAILHNVQNIRRRLSPELARNQEQAAELGIDLPSVNRYLDSREVPQLLDGIQQAGARAAKIVTHMLSFSRRSNRQLVPCELPALIDQAVEIASNDFDLTIGFDFKGQAIVRQFDPTLGPVPCTANELEQVLLNLLKNAAQAIHQRPQPSEPGRIILRTRLNPPWAEIQVEDNGIGMPEAVRKRTFEPFFTTKEIGQGTGLGLSVSYFIITNNHKGQMEVQSTPGQGTCFTLRLPLGQPAASKTEA; this comes from the coding sequence ATGACCCTGCGCCAACGCCTGGACAACCTCCCGGTCGGGCAGAAACTGCTGGCGGCCTTGCTGGTGCTGCTGGTCACCATCCTGCTGGTGGCCAACCTGGCGTTCATCAGTGCCGCCTACTGGATCACCCAGGACAGCATGGCGCCGCAGGCCCTGCAGACCATCGGCAAGCTGGTGTCCAACCCGCAGCTGTCCTCGCAGGCCGGGGACTCGCCAGACACCGCAAACGCACTGCTCAAGGAACTCGACAGCTACTCGCAGCTGCGCGCCGCGGCCATCTATGCCAGTGATGGCCGCCTGCTTGCACAGCTTCAGCACGGCGACACGCTCACCCTGCCCAAGCGCTTTCGCAACATCGACGGCTGGCGGCTCATGGAGTTTCGCAGTACCCAGCTGATCCGCCTGCCCCGCGACGGCGGCCCGCCCGCGCACCTGCTGCTGGTGGCCAGCAGCGAACTGCCCACCGCGTTCTATACCGGCACCCTGTCGGCCAGCCTGGCCATCCTGGTGTTCAGCGTGCTGCTGTGGCTGGTCATCGCCCGCCAGATCAAGCGCCTGATCACCCTGCCGATCAACCGCCTCGAGGAGCTGACGCGCCAGGTCACCCGCGAAGAGAGCTACGCCCTGCGCGCCAAGCGTGGCAATGACGACGAGATCGGCAGCCTGGCCGAGGCGTTCAACACCATGCTCTCGCGCATCGAAGCTCGCGAGCAGCAGCTCAAGCGCACCCGTGACGAATTCCAGTCAGCCTACGACCAGGCCCAGGGCCTGGCCGAGGAAACCCGCCATACCAACCGCAAGCTGGAGCTGGAAGTCCAGGTGCGCAGCAAGATCGAGAAAAAGCTCACGGGTTTCCAGAACTACCTCAACAGCATCATCGACTCCATGCCCTCGGCACTGATCGCCCTCGACGAGCAGCTCTATGTCACCCAATGGAACCATGAAGCCACGGTGCTTTCCGGCACCCCCCTGGACGAAGCGCTGAACCAGCCGATCTTCCTCGCCTTCGAGCCCCTCAAGCCGTTCCTGCCGCAACTGAAGGAGAGCGTGGAGAAACACCGGGTGGCGAAGATCGAACGGATCACCTGGCCCAAGGACGAAGACCTGCGCCACTACGCCCTGACCTTCTACCCGCTGACCGGCGGCGGCGGACGCGGCGTGGTGATCCGTATCGACGACATCACCCAGCGCCTGTCCCTGGAAGAGATGATGGTGCAGTCGGAGAAGATGCTCTCGGTCGGCGGGCTGGCCGCGGGCATGGCCCACGAGATCAACAACCCGCTGGGGGCGATCCTGCACAACGTGCAGAACATCCGCAGACGCCTGTCACCGGAGCTTGCGCGCAACCAGGAACAGGCCGCCGAACTGGGTATCGACCTGCCAAGCGTGAACCGCTACCTGGACAGCCGCGAAGTGCCGCAACTGCTCGATGGCATCCAGCAGGCCGGCGCGCGGGCGGCGAAGATCGTCACCCACATGCTCAGCTTCAGCCGCCGCAGCAACCGCCAGCTGGTGCCCTGCGAGCTGCCGGCGCTGATCGACCAGGCGGTGGAGATCGCCAGCAACGACTTCGACCTGACCATCGGTTTCGACTTCAAGGGCCAGGCCATCGTCCGCCAGTTCGACCCGACACTCGGGCCGGTGCCCTGCACCGCCAACGAGCTCGAACAGGTGCTGCTCAACCTGCTGAAGAACGCCGCCCAGGCCATCCACCAGCGCCCGCAGCCCAGCGAGCCCGGGCGGATCATCCTGCGCACCCGGCTCAACCCGCCGTGGGCGGAAATCCAGGTCGAGGACAACGGCATCGGCATGCCCGAGGCGGTGCGCAAGCGCACCTTCGAACCCTTCTTCACCACCAAGGAGATCGGCCAGGGCACGGGGCTGGGGCTGTCGGTCTCTTACTTCATCATCACCAACAACCACAAGGGGCAGATGGAGGTGCAGTCCACACCCGGCCAGGGCACCTGCTTCACCCTACGCCTACCCCTCGGCCAGCCGGCCGCCAGCAAGACGGAGGCATGA
- a CDS encoding cob(I)yrinic acid a,c-diamide adenosyltransferase, with protein sequence MGYRLSKIYTRTGDKGETGLGDGRRVPKDHPRIEAIGEVDSLNSQLGVLLAGLSDAGLAEVFEVLAPCQHRLFDLGGELAMPSYQALNVVEVERLEAAIDLWNAELGPLKNFILPSGSALVAQAHVCRSQARAAERRCQQLNAVEPLEGVGLAYINRLSDLLFVAARIIGRRQGVAEVLWQPAGKP encoded by the coding sequence ATGGGCTATCGCCTGTCGAAGATCTACACCCGCACCGGGGACAAAGGTGAAACAGGACTGGGCGATGGCCGCCGGGTGCCCAAGGACCATCCCCGCATCGAGGCGATCGGCGAGGTGGACAGCCTCAACAGCCAGCTGGGGGTGCTGCTGGCGGGGCTGTCCGACGCGGGTCTGGCTGAGGTGTTCGAGGTACTGGCGCCCTGCCAGCACCGTTTGTTCGACCTCGGGGGCGAGCTGGCGATGCCCAGTTATCAGGCACTGAATGTCGTGGAAGTCGAACGACTGGAAGCGGCCATCGATTTATGGAACGCAGAATTGGGGCCGCTGAAGAACTTCATCCTGCCCAGTGGTTCGGCGCTGGTGGCCCAGGCCCATGTGTGCCGAAGCCAGGCGCGGGCCGCGGAACGGCGCTGCCAGCAGTTGAATGCCGTGGAGCCGTTGGAGGGCGTCGGGTTGGCGTACATCAACCGGCTGTCGGACCTGCTGTTCGTGGCGGCGCGGATCATCGGCCGCCGACAAGGGGTGGCCGAAGTGCTGTGGCAGCCCGCCGGAAAACCATAA